ACGTTGAGTTTGGCCGAACTCGACAGCAACCGGCTTTCCACGATCTCGCGCCCGCCAAAGGCTATGTCAGGCATCGCCACTTCATACTCGGCACATTGCCGCAGCCGCAGGATGTCGTTCTTCGCCAGCGGGTGATCCGCCGCCATGACGGCTACCAGGCCCTGCCCGATGGACATAATGGGATGCAGTTCCAACGAGCGCAGCGGACGAAAGATCAGCACGAGATCCATTTCATATTCCATCAGCGAGCGGACGGCAGTGCTGTGGTCGGTCACCGCGACCTTGAACTTCACGTTCGGGTGCTGCTTGCGGAAATTCGTAATGTGCCGGAGGACGAAGCTGCGGGCGACGGCCTGGCTGCACGCGATGCGCACTTCCCCGCGCTGCAGGCCTTCGAGTTCCTCGATCTGCGAGTAGACCCGGCGCAACTCGGATGTCTGCAGGCGTATCCAGCCGATCAGCACTTCTCCCGCCGCCGTCAGGCGCACGCCTGAAGAATGGCGCTCGAATATGATGGCGTTGAGATCGTGCTCGACGTCCTGGATACGGCGCAGCAGAGCCGACGGTGTGACGTTCAGGCGCTCGGCCGCCTGGCGGACCGACCCCACGCGGGCCACCTCATCGATATATTGCCAGATTCTCTGGTTGCGTAGCGCCATGCGCGACTCCGTTCGGTTTTTGGCTACACCGTGCCCGCAGTTTAGCACCGCTTGGGCAACGGTACATCCCTTATGCAACAAGCATTGGAGGGTGCGATTGGCAAGAAACGCCCCTCCAGAACTCATAGTATCGATTATCTGTCAATATAATTATTATTAACGCACTATAAATTTCCAATGTACGCATTTGGGGTAACAATGAATCTTTCTCTTAAAGATAAAGTTGTCGTCATTACTGGCGCTGGCAAAGGAATGGGGCCAG
This genomic stretch from Sphingobium sp. BYY-5 harbors:
- a CDS encoding LysR family transcriptional regulator, with product MALRNQRIWQYIDEVARVGSVRQAAERLNVTPSALLRRIQDVEHDLNAIIFERHSSGVRLTAAGEVLIGWIRLQTSELRRVYSQIEELEGLQRGEVRIACSQAVARSFVLRHITNFRKQHPNVKFKVAVTDHSTAVRSLMEYEMDLVLIFRPLRSLELHPIMSIGQGLVAVMAADHPLAKNDILRLRQCAEYEVAMPDIAFGGREIVESRLLSSSAKLNVAVEANSFDFLGELVASSNLITFQIDIGADTWRHDPRYAVRRISDIDRTYGPLVLGQLKGRPLPLVAAKFAEQMARDLNDCRSLPTIPGGEDWSGEEEEDVEDIGLEK